The genomic region ATCGTCGGGGACATCTCCGACGAGCACGACCGGACCGGCTCCCGGGCCCGGCACCGCCGTGACGGCACCTGGGTGCTGTCCGGGCTGCTGCGTCCCGACGAGGTCGAGGACCTCACCGGCGTCGAGCTGCCCGACCACGAGGACTACGACACCGTCGCCGGGCTGGTGCTCAAGGTGCTCGGCCGGGTCCCGGTGCGCGGCGACGTCGCCGAGGTGGCCGTTCCCGACCACGGCGACACCGACCAGGCCCGCCAGCACCTGGTCGCGCTGACCGTCGAGCACATGGACGGCCTGCGCATCGACCGGCTCTCCCTGCGGGTCCTGCAGCCGGACGCCGACCAGCCGGACGACCAGCCCCCGGCAGACGAGAGGACCCGTCGCATCGACGCCCGCCCGAGCGGCCCCGCCGGCGAAGCCGGCCGCGCTGCCCCCGACCGCACCCGGGCCGGATCCGAGCGGGCCCACGCCTCGAGCCGGCCGGAGGCGCGGTCATGATCGACTACGGCTCCCTGCTCCTGCTGGTCGTGCTGCTCGCCTTCAACGCGTTCTTCGTCGGCGCCGAGTTCGCACTGGTCTCGGCGCGCCGCAGCCAGATCGAGCCCCGCGCGCAGGCCGGCTCCCGGATCGCGCGCACCACGCTGCGGGCGATGGAGAACGTCTCGCTGATGATGGCCGGCGCCCAGCTCGGCATCACGATCTGCTCGGTCGGCCTGGGTGCGGTCGGCGAGCCGGCCGTCGCGCACCTCCTGGAGCCCGGCATCGAGGCCCTCGGGGTGCCGCACGCCCTGCTGCACCCGATCGCCTTCCTGGTCGCGCTGATCATCGTGGTCTCCCTGCACGTGGTGCTGGGCGAGATGGTGCCCAAGAACATCGCGATCGCTGGACCGGACCGGGCCGCCCTCGTCCTCGGCCCGCCGATGCTTGGGGTGGTCACGGTGCTCAAGCCCGTGATCGTGGCGCTGAACGCCGTCGCCAACGGCACCCTGCGCCTGCTCAAGGTCGAGCCTCGCGACGAGGTGAGCTCCAGCTTCACCCGCGAGGAGGTCGCCGCCCTCGTGGAGGAGTCGCGCGGCGAGGGGCTGCTGGAGGCCGACGAGTACGACCGGCTGGCCGGGGCCCTGGGCTTCACCGAGAAGACCGTCGCCGCGGTGCTGATGCCGATCGAGGGCCTCACGACCGTACGCCGCGGCGCGTCGGGTGCCGACGTGGAGGCGGTCTGCGCCGCCACCGGGTTCAGCCGGTTCCCCGTCGAGTCCGACGGCGACCTGGTGGGCTACCTGCACATCAAGGACGTGCTGGAGCCCGACGAGGAGCGCCGCGAGCAGCCGGTGGAGGACAAGTGGATCCGGCCGTTCGCGCCGGTCACGCCCGACGACCTGCTGCACGACGCGCTCGAGCAGCTCCAGCGCCGCGGGGCGCACATGGCCCGGGTGGTCGACCCGCAGGGGCGGACCCTGGGTGTCGCGACCCTGGAGGACGTCATCGAGGAGCTGATCGGCGAGATCCGTGACGCCGCGCACCTCGAGGAGCAGGTCTGAGCCGTGGCGATGCCGGCTGAGCCGGAGCGCCCGATAG from Nocardioides pantholopis harbors:
- a CDS encoding hemolysin family protein, encoding MIDYGSLLLLVVLLAFNAFFVGAEFALVSARRSQIEPRAQAGSRIARTTLRAMENVSLMMAGAQLGITICSVGLGAVGEPAVAHLLEPGIEALGVPHALLHPIAFLVALIIVVSLHVVLGEMVPKNIAIAGPDRAALVLGPPMLGVVTVLKPVIVALNAVANGTLRLLKVEPRDEVSSSFTREEVAALVEESRGEGLLEADEYDRLAGALGFTEKTVAAVLMPIEGLTTVRRGASGADVEAVCAATGFSRFPVESDGDLVGYLHIKDVLEPDEERREQPVEDKWIRPFAPVTPDDLLHDALEQLQRRGAHMARVVDPQGRTLGVATLEDVIEELIGEIRDAAHLEEQV